From one Nocardioides scoriae genomic stretch:
- the dapE gene encoding succinyl-diaminopimelate desuccinylase, which yields MGLDLSSDVVALTQAVVDIESVSRDEQELADAVEAALRRLSHLEVTRIGHSVVARTDLGRGERVVVAGHLDTVPLNHNLPSRNDGERLHGLGTCDMKGGVAVALRLAHDLTEPVRDVTYVFYEAEEIDDVYNGLGIVARERPDLVEADFAILMEPSDAVVEAGCQGTLRVEVRTRGERAHSARSWRGSNAVHAAGEVLRRLEQYVARTPVIDGLEYHEGLNAVAISGGVATNVIPDECVVTVNFRFAPDRSESEALVFVQEFFDGYDVVVTDSAPGALPGLQRPAARAFVEAVGGTVNPKFGWTDVARFTGLGVPAVNYGPGDPMLAHKQEEFVPLAQLRECEQTLRTWLGAVPQAGEAGA from the coding sequence ATGGGACTCGACCTCAGCTCGGACGTGGTGGCGCTGACCCAGGCGGTGGTCGACATCGAGTCGGTCAGCCGCGACGAGCAGGAGCTCGCCGACGCCGTCGAGGCGGCGCTGCGGCGCCTGTCGCACCTGGAGGTCACCCGCATCGGCCACTCCGTCGTGGCGCGCACCGACCTCGGACGCGGCGAGCGCGTCGTGGTCGCGGGCCACCTCGACACCGTGCCGCTCAACCACAACCTGCCCTCGCGCAACGACGGCGAGCGGCTCCACGGCCTCGGCACCTGCGACATGAAGGGCGGGGTCGCCGTGGCGCTGCGGCTGGCCCACGACCTCACCGAGCCGGTGCGCGACGTCACCTACGTCTTCTACGAGGCCGAGGAGATCGACGACGTCTACAACGGCCTCGGCATCGTCGCCCGCGAGCGTCCCGACCTCGTCGAGGCCGACTTCGCCATCCTCATGGAGCCCAGCGACGCCGTCGTCGAGGCGGGCTGCCAGGGCACCCTGCGCGTCGAGGTCCGCACCCGCGGCGAGCGCGCCCACTCGGCCCGCTCGTGGCGCGGCTCCAACGCGGTCCACGCCGCCGGCGAGGTGCTGCGCCGCCTGGAGCAGTACGTCGCCCGCACCCCGGTCATCGACGGCCTGGAGTACCACGAGGGCCTCAACGCCGTCGCGATCTCCGGCGGCGTCGCGACCAACGTGATCCCCGACGAGTGCGTGGTCACGGTCAACTTCCGCTTCGCCCCCGACCGCTCCGAGTCCGAGGCGCTGGTGTTCGTCCAGGAGTTCTTCGACGGCTACGACGTCGTGGTCACCGACTCCGCCCCCGGGGCGCTGCCGGGGCTGCAGCGACCCGCGGCGCGGGCCTTCGTCGAGGCCGTCGGCGGCACGGTCAACCCCAAGTTCGGCTGGACCGACGTGGCCCGCTTCACCGGCCTCGGCGTCCCGGCGGTCAACTACGGTCCCGGTGACCCGATGCTGGCCCACAAGCAGGAGGAGTTCGTGCCCCTCGCGCAGCTGCGCGAGTGCGAGCAGACGCTGCGCACCTGGCTCGGCGCGGTGCCGCAGGCGGGGGAGGCGGGCGCGTGA
- a CDS encoding LysE family translocator, giving the protein MPSTHQWLAFVVASLLFIQVPGPSLLFTIGRALTVGRRDALLSVVGNALGVVGQVLLVALGLGALVAASATVYTAVKVGGAAYVVWLGVQAVRHRGDARRAMLAAAGPDPAGAPVAGTARRSVLTGLVVGLTNPKTLVFFVAFLPQFVDQGAGRTGLQVALLGLVFGVLACCSDSIWALAASRARDWFARTPTRLDALGAGGGLMMVGLGATMLASE; this is encoded by the coding sequence GTGCCCTCGACCCACCAGTGGCTCGCGTTCGTCGTGGCCTCGCTCCTGTTCATCCAGGTCCCCGGACCCAGCCTGCTGTTCACCATCGGACGGGCGCTGACGGTGGGGCGCCGCGACGCCCTGCTCTCGGTCGTCGGCAACGCCCTGGGCGTGGTCGGCCAGGTGCTGCTCGTGGCGCTCGGGCTCGGGGCGCTGGTGGCGGCCAGCGCGACGGTCTACACGGCCGTCAAGGTCGGCGGCGCGGCGTACGTCGTGTGGCTGGGCGTGCAGGCCGTCCGCCACCGCGGCGACGCCCGGCGCGCGATGCTCGCCGCCGCGGGTCCCGACCCCGCGGGCGCGCCGGTCGCCGGCACCGCCCGGCGCTCGGTGCTCACCGGGCTGGTCGTCGGCCTGACCAACCCCAAGACGCTGGTGTTCTTCGTGGCCTTCCTGCCGCAGTTCGTCGACCAGGGGGCCGGCCGCACCGGGCTCCAGGTGGCGCTGCTCGGCCTGGTCTTCGGCGTGCTCGCGTGCTGCTCCGACAGCATCTGGGCGCTGGCCGCCTCCCGGGCCCGCGACTGGTTCGCCCGGACGCCGACGCGGCTGGACGCGCTGGGGGCCGGCGGCGGCCTCATGATGGTCGGCCTCGGCGCCACCATGCTCGCCTCGGAGTAG